Genomic segment of Panicum virgatum strain AP13 chromosome 9N, P.virgatum_v5, whole genome shotgun sequence:
ATTTTTCACTGCTACAAATACTCTTGGGAGTTTAGACACTAAACTCTGATCCATTATTCTATGCATCTGGACTTCGCTTTCACTTCCAGAGTTTGTACATATTCCAACAACCTGTTAAATTAACTGAAATTAAACTTTCCTGGGCATGATAGGAAGCTAGAGAGATTGTACTCAGCCAGCTCCCGCACTTTTGCAAGCCAGATGTCGTCGTAAAATGCAAGGAGGTAAGGAAAGTCTGCCTATATGTGCTGAATTAGCTCATAAGGCAACCATGTTTTCCCATTAGGTCGAAGAAGCTTGTTTTCCCATTGTGAGTAAACCTGTTTTTTTGTAATTTGATCCCTGATGAACTCATGATTGGTTGATTTTCATTGTGCTATTTTATGCTCACTTAGATGATTGAAACAATAATTTCTTGTTTTACATGGGAAATGCTAGGTGCCATAACATTATGCATATCTTTTTACTAAATATAGCTGACCAGCCCTGGAACAGACTACAGACTGCTTCCGTGGCTAGCGAACCTTTTTTTTAATGATGAAATGCTTGCTTGCACTAGCTGATCATAGTCAGTAGGAACATTATACCTGTGGTACTCTGAAGGAATTTTTCACGGAAAAGCTTAGTTTTGGCAATTGGGATTCTTGTTTCTAACACAAGGCATAAGTGGGCATACTAAGGCTGTAGTGCTTGAAATGGATGATACTGCAGTATTTGCAAGGAAGCATTGCCTTGACTTTCAATTTGCTGACTTTCTTGATCTGTTGGTTTAATTATATGAGCTGGGGGCCCtccaaattttattttgttccgTCTTTCGTGTTTCTATGTTCACAAGCTGTACATCCTGCTGGAATTAGGTCTAGTAATTATTTTTCTccccctctccccctctccctccccctccttttttgtgtgtgtgtgtggggggggggggggttgggttCTGTTTGGTGTATGGATTGCGATTAAGCAGCTAAGGCTACAAATTGACACTTTCTGGCGTTTGTTGTTTGATGAAGGCACTAAAGAAGAGGTTAAGAGCTATCAACGAATCTCGTGATCAAAAGAGAAAGGTATTTATGCCATCAGTCTTGTTTGGTGTATTTACTTAAGTGTTGCTGCCTGCAAAAAATAGAATCCTTCTTATCGCCTGACATTGCATCAAACATTAAAAAAATGACGCTCTTCCTTTTTCAATAGGCTGGCCAAGTTTATGGAGTTCCGCTTTCTGGATCTCTATTGATCAAGTCTGGAGTTTATCCGGAGCAAAGGCCATGTAATGAAGACACACGCAGAAAATGGGCTGAGGTCGAGCAAACTAACCTGTCATTTATTGTTATAATGTTCTGTTCAATGGGACCTTagtaaatatttcatgtattgCTATCTAAATTTTCAAATTCTCAAGCTTGCCTTGGTAGTTAGATTCTCTGCTTCCTTTGGAATATTTGATAGTGGTGCTGCAGGTCACTAGGTCCAGAATTGCAGCTATGGAAACGTGACCATTCTTAGTATGGTGTTGATTTTGACATTTTAATTTTGAACTGTTTTACTGGCATAGAGGGCAGCTTGCCCTTTTCACCTCCCCTACCAAATCGCAAGAAGAGGTGCATAATGGGTTCAAAGTCATATAGCTTGGAAGACTTAACTAATTGTGCTGAACatattgtgtgtgtgtgtgtgtgtgtgtgtgtgtgtgtgtgtgtgtgtgtgtgtgtgtgtgttttacTTTTGTTACACCGGTGCTGCACCCATGATCTCGGCTCCCTTTAAGTAGTTTCTTCTCTTACATGCATCATTGCCTTGCAGGCTCTTGCTCAGCCAAACAAGCGGCTGCGTTCACTATCTGAGCATGTTCCTCATGGTTATCGTAGGAAATCACTTTTTGAAGTTCTCACTCGATACAATGTCCCATTGTTAAGGGCAACATGGTTTGTGAAAGTCACATACCTCAATCAGGTTTGCTATCTCTTGTAACCTATCTCATCCTTTACTACCAAATGGCAACATCATTGTGATACTGTGTATTTGATTATAGCTACAGGCCCGTCCGACACCAAACAGTATTTCAGCTGGTGCTTCTGATAGTCAGCGATCTAATCAGTGGACAAAGGATGTTGTTGAATATTTACAACAGATTTTGGACGAACTTTGTTCGAAAGAGGGTGCTGTTGTACCTCCATCTTTTAGAGAGCAGTCATCACCAGGACTTTCTGGTACCaatcaaataaaaatgaaaactgAAGCATCCCCAGCTGGTGGAGATGGTGAAGAACCCTTGGTGCACTACAAATGGCGGTATATGGTTCGTCTCATCCAATGGCATCTCACAGAAGAATTGCTTGTTCCGTCGGTACTTATCGAATGGTTATCTAACCAACTTCAGGTAAGTTCGATACATCAAAGGACACAATATTTTATGTTTCAGCTTCTGTCATCTATTGGGATTATTGATCTGTTTATCTACTTTGTTCAGGAGAGAGATTCACTTGATGTTTTAGAGCTGCTTTTGCCTATTGTACTTGGTCTGGTTGACACCATTACTCTCTCACAAACATACGTGCGCATGTTCGTGGAGCTACTAATTAGATGTCTCAATGATGCTTCTGTTGTGGACAGTCCAAAAAGGCCATCAGTTTCTTCTGTTATAGCAGAGTTATTGCGATACATGGTACTAGCAGTGCCAGATACATTTGTTTCTCTGGATTGCTTTCCGCTTCCGTCATTTGTGGTTCCTGATGTATATGGTAGAGGTGCTTTGTTGAAGATAACTGGTGGTGGTGGAATTGCTAGTTCTAAGAGGCGAGATGCTTATCGCTACTTGTCTTGTGGTTATGCTGTTTGTTCAATCCAGAAACGTGCATCTGATCTTGCAACTGTTGCCAACCCTAACCTTCAAGTGCGTGGTGCAGCCAAAGTGGTACGGGCTTTGGACAAAGCTCTCATCACAGGAAATTTGTCAATTGCATACTCTTCACTCTTTAATGATTTATCTGATGCGTTAATGGAAGAGAGATGGATTAAAGAAGTCAGCCCCTGTTTGCAGTCTTCTCTGATGTGGATTGGAACTGTTGAGCTATCCCTAATCTGTTCCATATTTTTCCTTTGTGAATGGGCGACAAGTGAATACCGTGATTGCCGTGCATCTCCCCGTCAGAATGTAAAATTTACAGGAAGAAAGGATTTGTCTCAGATACATGTGGCAGTATCTATCTTGAAGAATAAAATGGACGAGTTGAATAACTTGTCCCGTTCTAAGAGTAGCAATCGCATTACCATGAATAATAATGTCAAAGGTTCTTCATTGAATGATGGTTTTTTGGTAGCAGCTGCTGTCAATGATTCTTCTGGATTAAGAAGTAATGCAAAGAATGTGGATGAGAAGAAGGATACGAATGGTATCTTTGAAAGCCCTGGTCCGCTGCATGATATTATCGTATGTTGGTTGGATCAGCATGAGGTTAGCAGTGTTGCAGGTTTTATGCGGGTGGATGTTCTCATTGTAGAACTTATCCGCAATGGTATATTTTATCCTCAGGCTTATGTCAGGCAGCTAATTATTAGTGGAATTACTGACAAGAATGACACAATGTCGGATgttgaaagaaaaaggaggcatCACAGAACTTTAAAACAGCTTCCAGGATCTTCTTTATTTGATATTCTTGAGGAAACCAAAACTGCTGAAGAGCAACAATTATATGAGATGATGTCAACATACTCTAGCGAGCGCCGCCTTGTTCTTTCAGAACTTTCATGTGGTCCCTCATTTTATGAAAGTAGCAGGGGTGAGCATACTTCAAGTTCAGGCATTCGGAAGCAGAATACAGTTGCATCAGGAGGTGATAAGCATGGAAGGGTGCCAGAACAAGTTGAAGATGTAAAAGCCCTAGTGTCAAGTCTGTTGAGTTTTACATATCCTCAGCCAGTGGAATCAGAACAATGCCAAATCAAAACAAGCTTTCAAGAATCATCAACTTCAACCCTCTCACAAGTTGAAATTGGAGAATTAAAAAATGGATGCGAGGATTGTATGAGGTCTGGGGGGCAGAAATTGGATGATGGTGCCACTCAATTCCAAGGGTTTCCATTGATTCAACCAGACGAGGAAGATATTTGGTGGGTTAGGAAAGGGACAAAGTTACATGAATCTTTCAATGTTGAACCTGCACAGAAGTCTGTTAAGCAAACTTCTAGGGGTAGGGCAAAAGTGGTTCGTAAAACACAAAGTCTTGCACAGCTTGCTGCTGCTAGAATTGAAGGTAGCCAGGGGGCGTCTACTAGTCATGTTTGTGAAAGCAAGCTGAGCTGTCCGCACCATAAGCCTAATAATGATGGTGACGATGTCAAAGATTTTGATCACACGAGGATGGCAAATCTGACTGAAGTTGGAAAGTCACTAAAAAGACTTAGATTGATCGAAAGACGATCTGTTTCTTTGTGGTTGTTGAAATCAATAAGACAACTTGTTGAAGGAAATGAAATGACAGCTTCTAAAACTACCAATTCCATGAGCACCCTTTCCTTACAACCTGATGATAAATCTGTTTCCAAATGGAGGCTAGGTGATGAAGAATTGTTGTCAGTTCTCTATGTACTGGATACATGCTGTGATTTGGTCTCTGGTGCTAGGTTTCTTGTATGGTTGCTGGCAAAAATTCGTGGTGGATTGGGCTCCTCAGGCCAACCTGGGAGGAGTTCTATGCATATGAGGAACAGAGAACACCAAGTTTGTCAGGTCAGCGAGGCACTTGTGTTCTCATCTCTACTTAGGTATGTTCGTCCTGATTTCTACTGTTTTCCAAAAGATTCCATGCAATGATTTGTTTAGACAAATGGGAAACATCCCGTTGACAAGGGAACAAGAAAAGGACATACTATGTTTTGATCAATAAATGACTTCTGGTAGACATTTTGCACCACTTTTTCACAATGATACCTTTAGTAGAAAGGACTAAAAATACTATGTTCTGGTAGTATTTGTAGTAAATCTAATAATATTATTTTTGAACAGCTTTATACATAAGCTGTCAAAGTTAAGGATGTTTGATCACTCCTAAAACTTGTTTCTTTGTTGTCATGTTTAAAAGTGTAAAAAACGTAGTGCTTATTATGATATGAGTTCTTATTATGATATGAGTTCATTTGGGCCCTATCTGGAGCCGGACATGCACAGTTGtcatcctttgttatttttttgtATGCCCTCCAATTCAAAATCTGCTTTGTGACTGGTTTAGTACACAGACATGCTTTAGCTTTTAATATTTCCATATACTTGTGGGTACTTCTTTAGTGTTTCAGTTgaacatttatttttttaagaaaaatattaaaaagcatctaagaaataaaataaaacatatctagtatccaccaccaccatactttttgaaatttacttttcaatttttttggtctCAGATAATGTGGTCCATGTATGGAAAGGGAAACATGCACACAGTAGGACCATGTGCATCCCCTAGTAGATTTTTATGACGTTATCATGTGAAAGGTTGGAAAGAGGGACATGCCTGACAGATTGCATCATAGATAGGCGTGGTTAAGCCATATATTACGTGATTAATTAGGAAATAAATGATAATGGATGACTGTGTCAGTGAGGGATTTTAGTTAGCAGCTATACAAGATTGTTTGTCCATGGATTGCTACGGTTGCATTCCTATCTTCCAACATTTTGAACTTTGTCATGCAATATGGTTTTGATATCTTTAGTATGCAATGCTTGCAGGTATGAGAACATACTTCTTGCAACTGATATCTTGCCGGATGTTCTAAGTGCTTCAGTGAACAGAAATTCTGTGTCAGCAACTGGCAGGCATCCGGGTTCAGCAGCTTTTGCTTATGTCCGATACTTTTTGAAGAAATACAGAGACGTGGCTAGCGTGGCTAGGTGGGAGAAAAACTTTCGGACCACATGTGACCAGCGGCTGTTAGCTGAGCTTGATAATGGGAGGTCAATTGATGGCGATTTGGTTTCTTCTTCGGGGATTTCAGCAGGTGACGAGATTGATGAGCAGGTGCGCCAAAAGTTGAATGGACGGAGTTCAAGACTTTTGCAGAATATGAAAGAGATAGTGCAGCGGCAAGCTGATGAGGTTCAACGCAGTTTAAAGGAAAAGAAAGTTCTTGCTGCACCCAAGAGTCCACCCTCTTTCGAGAAAGAAGATAGTTATCAGATTTCACATGACATTGTTTTGGGCTTAGTAGAATGTATCAGACAAAATGGGGGTGCAAATCCAGATGGAGACCTGTCAATAGTTGCTTCTGCTGTTTCTGCAGTTGTTGTCAATGCTGGGCATGTGATAGCAAAGCATTTGGATTTTGCAGGAGGTAATTATCAAGGTGTTAATTCTGTGAGTAATTCGCTAAATTTTGTTCGACACACTTTGCGTATCCACATAAATTCTCTTTGCTTACTGAAAGAATCTCTTGGGGATCGCTTCAGTCGTGTATTTGAAATAGCTCTGGCAGCTGAAGCTTCTGCAGCTGTTACAGCAGCTTTTGCTCCTGCAAAGATACACCGCAATCAGTTTCAACCTTCTCCTGAGACCCATGATGCATATGGAAATAATACAAGTGACCTCGGCAACTCAGCGAAAGGTTTTGTTGGGAGGACTGCAAAAGTAGCTGCTGCTGTTTCTGCTCTTGTTGTGGGGGCTATTGTTCATGGAGCTGTTAGCCTTGAGCGGATGGTTTCTGCTTTAAAAATAAAAGATGGTTTGGACATTCTGCAGCTCCTAAGAGGTTTGAAAACAAGTACAAACGGTGTATCCCGTCCTGCTGGAACTTTCAGGATGGAGAATTCCGCAGAAGTTTCGGCACATTGGTTTAGGATTCTATTGGGGAACTGCAGAACTGTCTACGATGGGCTTATTGCTGATATTCTTGGTGAATCATACATTCTTGCACTCTCAAGGTTGCAGCAGACTCTGCCTTTGAGTGTGATCTTTCCTCCAGCCTACTCAATTTTTGCAATGGTTCTTTGGAGACGATATATTTTTAACCGTGAAGATCCACAGCTTTATCAGTCTCTATCAAACGCAATAAACGATATTACCAGACATCAGCCTTTTCGGGAAATCTGCTTCCGTAATACACATCAGCTGTATAATCTTCTGGCTTGTGATGTTGGTGATTCGGAGTTTGCAGCATTGCTTGAAAGTCATAACCCTGACAGGAATTCAAAAATATTGCCGTTTATACCTCTCCGCGCCCGGCTTTTTCTGGATGCTATCGTTGATTGCAACACACCAACTACTACTCAGGGTGATGGTGCTTCAGAACCTTGTGACCCCAAAGATAATGAGTTAAAGCTCTCAGAGAGGCTTATGCAACTACTTGATACTCTTCAGCCTGCAAAGTTCCATTGGCAATGGGTTGAGATGAGGCTTCTTTTAGATGAACAGGCTCTTATGGAAAAAGTTGCAGCAGGCAAGACAGCACTTGAATCACTTCGGTCATTGTCCCCTAACGCTGAGGGTTTTGCCCTCTCTGACAGCGAGAAAGGGTTTACTGAAGTCATTCTATCAAGGCTACTTGCTAGACCTGATGCTGCTCCTCTCTACTCAGAAGTTGTCCACCTTCTTGGAAAACTTCAGGAGTCACTTGTCATGGATGTAAAATGGATCTTACAAGGGCAAGACGCTATTCTTGGGCGTAGGTCAACAAGACAGCAGCTTGTTCATATTGCCCAACGAAAAGGGCTTTCAACAAAGGCACAAGTTTGGAAACCATGGGGTTGGTCCAGCGTGCTTAGTGATGTCATTGCTAATAAAACTGCAAAAAGGAAGTTGGAAGTCACATCAATTGAGGAAGGAGAAGTTGTGGATGACACTGTTGATGCTAAAAGGCCTAGCAAGACTTCCTCCCATAGTGTGGATAGAAGCTTTGAAGGAATTAGAtctataaataaatatttaactGAGAAAGCCCTAGTTGAATTAGTTTTGCCATGCATTGACAGAAGTTCTGCTGATATCCGTGGTATACTTTCTGGTGATTTGATCAAACAGATGGGAGCCATTAGTGAGCATATCAAAGCAATATCTCGAAATGGTGCTAAACAAGCTGGTTCAGTTTCTTCAGGAAATGAGATGCCATCAAGCAAATCCAGTGGTCGTAAAGGAATTCGAGGTGGAAGTCCAAATATTGGCAGAAGAACTCCGGTTGGTAATGACCCAAGTCCTCCTTCAGCATCTGCTCTGCGGGCAGCGCTGTGGTTACGCCTCCAATTCATCATTAGGTTGCTTCCAGTAATCATGGCAGACAGGTGAGTTTACATGCTTTGTTTATAGTTGACCTCGGCATTTGATTCTACGCGTGGTTTTGATAGTTATGCATGTACTTAGTTATGGAACTATAAATTTATGATGTTTATAGACAGGGTATAGCTGGTCCTCAAGTGAATATTGAGGTACCCTATGATAGAAAATGATCACTCTCTTATTCTTACATATACTATGGAAATTCTAGGAGCATGAGACATACACTTTCTTCTGCAATTCTGGGCCTGCTTGGAACACGCATGATTTATGAAGATGCAGATTTGCCCCTTCCTCCTACCAATGCAACTGCTTTAAGGCGGGAGGTGGATTCCTTGCTGGAGCCTCCCCTGGATGTCCTGCTTGATCGCCCTGGTGAAAGTCTTTTTGAGAGGCTGTTATGTGTACTCCATGCACTGCTTGGCAGCTGCAAACCAAGTTGGCTGAAGTCAAGGTCAGCCTCTAAGTCAACTATTCGAACTCAGCGAGATTTCTCCGCATTTGATAATGAAGCAGCTGAGGGCTTGCAGGTTAGTTTGTTTGATTGAATTCATATTCATAAATGCCTGTacaaaattttcttttagaCAGTTGGATCTGTCTGCACAAAGTTTCTTTTCCTTTATGGTTCGGTACAAGTAATTGGTTTGCACTTCATTTTTCCCCTCATATGCTAAAAATGATTGATGTGTACTTGTCTTCGTTTACTATGTGTCGTGATTTGCAGTCCTTGTTCTAATTTGAAATCTTTCTTGCAGTCTGCATTGGATCACATGGAGTTGCCTGAAACAATCAGGCGGAGGATCCAAGCAGCAATGCCTATTCTGCCCCCATCTCGACACCCTTCTATACAGTGCCAACCTCCTCAGTTGTCGTTGGCTGCATTGACACCACTCCAGAGCTGTACATCAAGTGCAGGTCCTCAACAGAAGCAAGGTTGTGTGAGTTGGGTGCCTACCAATGTCTCGAGCAGAAGCAAGGCGGTATTGCCTTCTCATGATCCTGAGATGGAGATAGATCCATGGGCTTTACTCGAAGATGGCACAAGCTGTCCCTCCACGTCATCTGGAAGCAATGGAACGAGTGGCGTGACGGGTGACCATGCTAATCTGAAAGCGTGCAGCTGGCTCAAGGGTACTGTGAGGGTGAGGAGGACAGAACTGACCTACATTGGGTCACTAGATGATGACAGCTGATGCATATATGATTATTTTGATGAATTGGACACAAGGAAATTAGGTTCGATTGTTGGCACCGGACCATAGTGATGCTCTTTGACATTTGTGCTGTGTGCAAATCAAACAACAAGCAAAGTGGAAATGGCGGCCTTATAGGTTGGTCTCGGTGCAGAAAACCATGGTCGCCCCCGTTTAGTTTTAAGGCCGGGCCTGCGGGCGCGACTATGTATATATAATGGAGAATATTTTTTCCGTTCTTCAAGCATGGCCCGAGAAGACACCCAGTGGGGAGCTGTGTAGCTTATTAAGAACTAGGAAGTGATGCggtagatatatattttttgggCTGGAAGTCATGTATCTGTTTTTGTTTGAGATGTAATGGATAGCACATACAGTATATTCTTTTGATCTACTAATGGCTAATGCATTTGCCCGTGCGGTGGTTTGGCCAACTGATGTGTCGTGGCAGGTGGCATTTGCCTTTCTCTGGTTGGATTGGGTGGAGTTGTATTTGCCTTTGCCTCGTGGCGGGCTGCATTTGCAAGAGATTCTACCTCTCTATGCCTCTCCATTAGGGATGTAGGATGTAAATGACACtgcctccgttccaaaatataagCATTTCGAGATTTGGTCAAAGTCAAATTTGTTCAACTTTGACCATCAATATTCTTATAAATGAgttattttaaatataaatatttacatATTATGATAATTGCTTTCATAACAAATCTATTAATATTATATTTATCCTATAAATCTTTATAAATTATTTACAATTTATAGTCAAAGTTGAATAAATTTGACTTTGATTAAACCTAGGAATGCTTATATtctgagacggagggagtacgtaTATTTGGTGACCGTATTTGAATTTGAGGTTCGGAATGATTTTTATCCATTTGTATCCGATTCCGGATATTTAATATCCGTAACCGATCCGTATTCGGATactaaaaattatattttttataatattaGTATATATTATAATCTTATTCAGTAAAAACTAACATTATTCGTATTCGACTTCGTATtcgaataaaaatatgaaaacaaatataATATTCGTAATATCCGTCTGTATTGAATCCATTTACATCCCTATTTCTCAATAATAGTCCATCTGATTTGGACTTGTGCATTGCTCTGGACAATATTACtacagtactccctccatccacttTTGATAGTTATATTTCAAAACTtcaaatgttcaaaaatgatagctatatttgctattggcatgtgttgtggcaataaatagcactagaaACGAAGAGTTTCCATCTAAAAtattggaggaccaacaaaaaatctatgttgcatttatgagattgataagcacacttggtGACTTTGGTCATTGTGCCATATGGAAATATATCAATCAAAACTGGATGGAGGAAGTACTTGATTATTATTTGTAACTTGCTAGTAgtaagtactccctccattctcttttgatagtcctatttcaGAAAGTAAAATGTTCACAAATGATAGTACTATTTTGCTATTGGCATGGGCCATGTCAATTAATAGCACTAGTAACGAGGAGTTTCTAATTAAAACATTGGAGGGCCAACTAAAAAGTCTGTGTTGTatttattatatgataagtaagattatttttttaatcaCTGTGTCAATTtgaaataggactatcaaaagagaatggagggagtagttcaTTCATTCATTCCTATGAGGCTGTTGAATGGATTGGGAATTTGGGAGGATCTAGAGTAGTAGTACTGCTGTTGTTTGAAGCTTGCAGTTGAGTCGCTGACGTGAGGGTCCACCTGTCTGTCGGTGATGTGCATGATCCATTCTCCGCCACAGAGAGGGCCGGCCTCGGGCCTCCACACCATTCAAT
This window contains:
- the LOC120687225 gene encoding mediator of RNA polymerase II transcription subunit 12-like isoform X5; amino-acid sequence: MKTEASPAGGDGEEPLVHYKWRYMVRLIQWHLTEELLVPSVLIEWLSNQLQERDSLDVLELLLPIVLGLVDTITLSQTYVRMFVELLIRCLNDASVVDSPKRPSVSSVIAELLRYMVLAVPDTFVSLDCFPLPSFVVPDVYGRGALLKITGGGGIASSKRRDAYRYLSCGYAVCSIQKRASDLATVANPNLQVRGAAKVVRALDKALITGNLSIAYSSLFNDLSDALMEERWIKEVSPCLQSSLMWIGTVELSLICSIFFLCEWATSEYRDCRASPRQNVKFTGRKDLSQIHVAVSILKNKMDELNNLSRSKSSNRITMNNNVKGSSLNDGFLVAAAVNDSSGLRSNAKNVDEKKDTNGIFESPGPLHDIIVCWLDQHEVSSVAGFMRVDVLIVELIRNGIFYPQAYVRQLIISGITDKNDTMSDVERKRRHHRTLKQLPGSSLFDILEETKTAEEQQLYEMMSTYSSERRLVLSELSCGPSFYESSRGEHTSSSGIRKQNTVASGGDKHGRVPEQVEDVKALVSSLLSFTYPQPVESEQCQIKTSFQESSTSTLSQVEIGELKNGCEDCMRSGGQKLDDGATQFQGFPLIQPDEEDIWWVRKGTKLHESFNVEPAQKSVKQTSRGRAKVVRKTQSLAQLAAARIEGSQGASTSHVCESKLSCPHHKPNNDGDDVKDFDHTRMANLTEVGKSLKRLRLIERRSVSLWLLKSIRQLVEGNEMTASKTTNSMSTLSLQPDDKSVSKWRLGDEELLSVLYVLDTCCDLVSGARFLVWLLAKIRGGLGSSGQPGRSSMHMRNREHQVCQVSEALVFSSLLRYENILLATDILPDVLSASVNRNSVSATGRHPGSAAFAYVRYFLKKYRDVASVARWEKNFRTTCDQRLLAELDNGRSIDGDLVSSSGISAGDEIDEQVRQKLNGRSSRLLQNMKEIVQRQADEVQRSLKEKKVLAAPKSPPSFEKEDSYQISHDIVLGLVECIRQNGGANPDGDLSIVASAVSAVVVNAGHVIAKHLDFAGGNYQGVNSVSNSLNFVRHTLRIHINSLCLLKESLGDRFSRVFEIALAAEASAAVTAAFAPAKIHRNQFQPSPETHDAYGNNTSDLGNSAKGFVGRTAKVAAAVSALVVGAIVHGAVSLERMVSALKIKDGLDILQLLRGLKTSTNGVSRPAGTFRMENSAEVSAHWFRILLGNCRTVYDGLIADILGESYILALSRLQQTLPLSVIFPPAYSIFAMVLWRRYIFNREDPQLYQSLSNAINDITRHQPFREICFRNTHQLYNLLACDVGDSEFAALLESHNPDRNSKILPFIPLRARLFLDAIVDCNTPTTTQGDGASEPCDPKDNELKLSERLMQLLDTLQPAKFHWQWVEMRLLLDEQALMEKVAAGKTALESLRSLSPNAEGFALSDSEKGFTEVILSRLLARPDAAPLYSEVVHLLGKLQESLVMDVKWILQGQDAILGRRSTRQQLVHIAQRKGLSTKAQVWKPWGWSSVLSDVIANKTAKRKLEVTSIEEGEVVDDTVDAKRPSKTSSHSVDRSFEGIRSINKYLTEKALVELVLPCIDRSSADIRGILSGDLIKQMGAISEHIKAISRNGAKQAGSVSSGNEMPSSKSSGRKGIRGGSPNIGRRTPVGNDPSPPSASALRAALWLRLQFIIRLLPVIMADRSMRHTLSSAILGLLGTRMIYEDADLPLPPTNATALRREVDSLLEPPLDVLLDRPGESLFERLLCVLHALLGSCKPSWLKSRSASKSTIRTQRDFSAFDNEAAEGLQSALDHMELPETIRRRIQAAMPILPPSRHPSIQCQPPQLSLAALTPLQSCTSSAGPQQKQGCVSWVPTNVSSRSKAVLPSHDPEMEIDPWALLEDGTSCPSTSSGSNGTSGVTGDHANLKACSWLKGTVRVRRTELTYIGSLDDDS